Proteins found in one Streptomyces sp. NBC_00461 genomic segment:
- a CDS encoding dioxygenase family protein, producing MTTDATDATEATRATDTTVTDEAVSSLDGTADPRLRELLTGLIRHLHAFARETRLTQEEWERAVGFLTATGQSCTDTRQEFILLSDVLGLSMLVETINGDRTPGATESTVLGPFHMTESPVRELGANIDLVGGGEPCVVSGRVLSRDGTALPGAVVDVWQADGNGFYDVQRPDEQPPGNGRGLFTADAEGRFRFRTCVPSPYPIPTDGPVGDLLRATARHPYRPAHIHFIASAAGHVPVTTHIFVAGSDYLDSDAVFAVKPSLVQDFTETDDPSLAKEFGVANPFRHARVDLVLERS from the coding sequence ATGACCACAGATGCCACAGACGCCACAGAGGCCACGCGTGCCACCGACACGACGGTCACGGACGAGGCGGTGAGCAGCCTCGACGGCACCGCCGATCCGCGCCTGCGCGAGCTGCTCACCGGCCTGATCCGCCACCTCCACGCCTTCGCGCGCGAGACGCGGCTCACGCAGGAGGAGTGGGAGCGGGCCGTCGGCTTCCTCACGGCCACCGGGCAGTCGTGCACGGACACCCGGCAGGAGTTCATCCTCCTGTCGGACGTCCTGGGCCTGTCGATGCTGGTCGAGACGATCAACGGCGACCGCACCCCCGGCGCCACCGAGTCGACGGTCCTCGGCCCCTTCCACATGACCGAGTCCCCGGTGCGCGAACTCGGCGCGAACATCGACCTGGTGGGCGGCGGCGAGCCCTGCGTGGTCAGCGGCCGTGTGCTGTCCCGCGACGGAACCGCGTTGCCGGGCGCCGTAGTCGACGTCTGGCAGGCCGACGGGAACGGCTTCTACGACGTCCAGCGTCCCGACGAGCAGCCGCCGGGCAACGGCCGCGGACTGTTCACCGCGGACGCCGAGGGCCGCTTCCGGTTCCGCACCTGCGTCCCGAGCCCGTACCCGATCCCCACGGACGGCCCGGTCGGCGACCTCCTGCGCGCGACCGCCCGCCACCCCTACCGCCCGGCCCACATCCACTTCATCGCCTCGGCCGCCGGTCATGTGCCGGTCACCACGCACATCTTCGTCGCGGGCAGCGACTACCTCGACTCGGACGCGGTGTTCGCCGTCAAGCCGAGCCTGGTGCAGGACTTCACCGAGACGGACGATCCTTCGCTGGCGAAGGAGTTCGGAGTCGCGAACCCCTTCCGTCACGCCCGCGTCGATCTCGTACTGGAGCGATCGTGA
- a CDS encoding maleylacetate reductase, with amino-acid sequence MRDVLDFSYESRPVRVVFRPGAATTATAAEAAGLGLRRLLVVCGSHGADTARAVADSLGPACVGLHDGARMHVPAEVADRAVEVARAAGADGCVAVGGGSSIGLGKAIALRTGLPLIAVPSTYSGSEMTPVWGLTEHGVKRTGRDPVVLPRSVVYDPALTLSLPVPLSVTSGINAIAHAVEALYAPDTSPLIALMAEEGVRAMAAALPALAEAPDSLPDRGRALYGAWLCGSCLGATTMGLHHKLCHVLGGTFGLPHAETHTVVLPYALAYNAPAAPEAAATVARALDTTDAPNALRDLAESLGAPHSLAELGLKEADLTKAATQTVGQAYANPREVTVEGALAVLRAAFEGGPPEFSDV; translated from the coding sequence GTGAGGGACGTCCTCGACTTCTCCTACGAGTCCCGGCCCGTACGGGTGGTCTTCCGGCCCGGCGCCGCCACCACCGCCACGGCCGCCGAGGCCGCGGGGCTGGGCCTGCGTCGGCTGCTGGTGGTGTGCGGCAGCCACGGCGCTGACACCGCGCGGGCGGTCGCCGACTCGCTCGGTCCCGCCTGCGTGGGCCTGCACGACGGGGCCCGGATGCATGTGCCCGCCGAGGTCGCCGACCGGGCCGTGGAGGTGGCCCGGGCGGCGGGCGCCGACGGCTGCGTGGCCGTCGGCGGCGGTTCCTCGATCGGCCTGGGCAAGGCGATCGCGCTGCGCACGGGCCTGCCGCTGATCGCCGTACCCTCCACCTACTCCGGCTCGGAGATGACCCCCGTCTGGGGCCTGACCGAACACGGCGTCAAACGCACCGGCCGCGACCCCGTCGTCCTCCCGCGCAGCGTCGTCTACGACCCCGCCCTCACCCTCTCCCTCCCCGTACCGCTCTCCGTCACCAGCGGCATCAACGCGATCGCCCACGCCGTCGAGGCGCTGTACGCCCCCGACACCTCACCCCTGATCGCGCTGATGGCGGAGGAGGGCGTACGGGCCATGGCGGCGGCGCTCCCCGCGCTGGCCGAGGCCCCGGACTCCCTTCCGGACCGCGGCCGTGCCCTGTACGGCGCCTGGCTGTGCGGCTCCTGCCTCGGTGCCACCACCATGGGCCTGCACCACAAGCTGTGCCACGTCCTCGGCGGCACCTTCGGCCTGCCGCACGCCGAAACACACACGGTGGTCCTGCCGTACGCCCTCGCCTACAACGCGCCCGCGGCCCCCGAAGCGGCCGCCACCGTGGCCCGCGCCCTGGACACGACCGACGCCCCGAACGCCCTCAGAGACCTGGCCGAGAGCCTCGGCGCCCCCCACTCCCTCGCCGAACTGGGCCTGAAGGAAGCCGACTTGACCAAGGCGGCCACCCAAACCGTGGGCCAGGCATACGCCAACCCGCGCGAGGTGACCGTGGAAGGGGCGCTTGCCGTGCTGCGGGCGGCCTTTGAGGGCGGCCCGCCGGAGTTCTCCGACGTCTGA
- a CDS encoding sensor histidine kinase, with protein MHDTPFAGGAGSGTGDRAAEDAAAPAEDRAAPGAAAAARGTRASGVTTAGRRPVGVGVGRLRSVLVAPFTRRAWAEAAYCLAGFPVAVVGFVLVLVLLALGTGLTVSLIGAVLGLLLVVTSAALARAFAAVHRGLAAKLLGERVPAPPPLRPAGRAFARLDARLRDAAGWRSVAYVLVKLPVAALELYAVAWWFTGLLNLSAPLRWAAFGRRPQHGMEGAPTITPIPVGDGAPHSTTFAGTFVPAAIGVATLLAAPWFTRGIVAVDRWLVRALLGPGELAQRVRNLEETRALAVDDSAAQLRRLERDLHDGAQVRLVALAMSLDMAKERLGAEGEPVADPERLRRLIETAHSNATEALTELRDLARGIHPPVLDDGLPDALATLAARSTVPVELAVDVPRRPTPAIETIAYFCAAELLTNVIKHSGARRAVLGVSHEEGLLRLRVTDDGRGGATLGAGSGLAGLLQRVRTVDGTLDITSPEGGPTAVTVALPLHA; from the coding sequence ATGCACGACACACCTTTCGCCGGCGGCGCCGGTTCCGGGACCGGCGACCGCGCGGCCGAGGACGCGGCCGCGCCCGCGGAGGACCGGGCCGCACCAGGCGCCGCCGCGGCGGCCCGTGGTACTCGGGCCTCCGGGGTGACCACCGCGGGGCGGCGTCCGGTGGGAGTCGGCGTCGGCCGGTTGCGGTCCGTGCTGGTTGCCCCGTTCACCCGTCGTGCCTGGGCCGAGGCCGCTTACTGTCTGGCCGGCTTCCCCGTCGCCGTAGTCGGATTCGTCCTCGTGCTTGTCCTGCTCGCGCTCGGCACCGGCCTCACCGTCTCCCTCATCGGTGCCGTCCTCGGGCTGCTGCTCGTCGTCACGTCGGCCGCTCTCGCCCGCGCCTTCGCCGCCGTGCACCGCGGGCTGGCCGCCAAGCTGCTGGGGGAGAGGGTGCCGGCACCGCCGCCCCTCAGGCCCGCCGGCAGGGCCTTCGCACGGTTGGACGCGCGGCTGCGGGACGCCGCCGGATGGCGCTCGGTGGCGTACGTACTGGTCAAGCTTCCTGTCGCCGCGCTGGAGCTGTACGCCGTGGCCTGGTGGTTCACCGGCCTGCTCAACCTGTCGGCGCCGCTGCGCTGGGCCGCCTTCGGCCGGCGCCCGCAGCACGGCATGGAGGGCGCGCCGACCATCACCCCCATCCCGGTCGGCGACGGTGCCCCGCACAGCACCACCTTCGCCGGGACCTTCGTGCCCGCCGCGATCGGCGTCGCCACGCTCCTCGCGGCGCCCTGGTTCACGCGCGGCATCGTCGCCGTGGACCGCTGGCTGGTGCGCGCTCTGCTGGGACCGGGTGAACTCGCCCAGCGCGTACGGAACTTGGAGGAGACCCGCGCCCTCGCCGTGGACGACTCCGCGGCCCAGCTGCGGCGGCTGGAGCGGGACCTGCACGACGGTGCGCAGGTACGACTCGTCGCGCTGGCCATGAGCCTCGACATGGCGAAGGAGCGGCTGGGCGCGGAGGGCGAACCGGTCGCCGACCCCGAGCGGTTGCGCCGGCTGATCGAGACCGCCCACAGCAACGCCACCGAAGCCCTCACCGAGCTGCGCGACCTGGCCCGCGGCATCCACCCGCCCGTGCTGGACGACGGCCTGCCCGACGCGCTCGCGACGCTGGCGGCACGCAGCACCGTACCCGTGGAGCTGGCCGTGGACGTCCCCCGGCGGCCCACGCCGGCGATCGAGACGATCGCCTACTTCTGCGCCGCCGAACTGCTCACCAACGTCATCAAACACAGCGGTGCCCGCCGCGCGGTCCTCGGCGTCAGCCACGAGGAGGGCCTGTTGCGGCTGCGGGTCACGGACGACGGCCGAGGCGGCGCGACGCTCGGCGCGGGCAGCGGTCTGGCGGGCCTGCTGCAGCGGGTGCGCACGGTCGACGGCACCCTGGACATCACCAGCCCGGAGGGCGGACCGACCGCGGTGACGGTGGCATTGCCCCTGCACGCGTGA
- a CDS encoding response regulator transcription factor, with translation MRVVIAEDAAVLRELLAAMLTERGHEVCAAVGDADALRAAVAGHRPDVGVIDIRMPPTHTDEGLHAAIDIRREHPGTGVMLFSQYIETKYAMRLLAAGSAGVGYLLKDRVANVAEFTDALTRVAAGGTALDPEVVTQLAGAGRRIEALETLTAREREVLALMAEGRSNAAIAHTLTVSAGTVEKHVAAVFGKLGLPASEDANRRVLAVLRYLGA, from the coding sequence ATGCGCGTCGTGATCGCCGAAGATGCCGCGGTGCTACGGGAGTTGCTGGCCGCGATGCTCACCGAGCGCGGCCATGAGGTGTGCGCCGCCGTCGGTGACGCCGACGCGCTGCGAGCGGCCGTGGCCGGGCACCGGCCGGACGTCGGGGTCATCGACATCCGGATGCCGCCCACCCACACGGACGAGGGCCTGCACGCGGCCATCGACATCCGGCGGGAGCATCCCGGTACCGGGGTGATGCTCTTCTCCCAGTACATCGAGACCAAGTACGCCATGAGGCTGCTGGCCGCGGGCTCGGCCGGCGTCGGCTATCTGCTCAAGGACCGGGTCGCCAACGTGGCCGAGTTCACCGACGCCCTGACCAGGGTGGCGGCGGGCGGAACGGCCCTCGATCCCGAGGTCGTCACCCAACTCGCCGGTGCCGGCCGCCGGATCGAGGCACTCGAAACGCTGACGGCACGCGAGCGCGAGGTGCTGGCGCTGATGGCGGAGGGCCGGTCGAACGCCGCGATCGCTCACACGCTGACGGTGTCGGCCGGCACGGTGGAGAAGCATGTGGCCGCCGTCTTCGGCAAGTTGGGCCTCCCGGCGTCCGAGGACGCGAACCGGCGGGTGCTGGCGGTACTGCGCTACCTGGGCGCATGA
- a CDS encoding TetR/AcrR family transcriptional regulator, protein MSAQPFPVRELVASKRPHRKDAARNYDALLTAAREAFAVHGAEASLEDIARRAGVGIGTLYRNFPSRRELFETVYADEVNELVRVAEEVADLEPWEALTSWLARFTGYMVTKRAVREALDDESEIFDACRESMYAAGGPLFERAQEAGVARKDMDFSDLLRLVAGVTGTVFGDDAQRDRVLAIALDGVRAGR, encoded by the coding sequence GTGTCGGCCCAGCCGTTCCCCGTCCGTGAGCTCGTGGCGTCCAAGCGCCCCCATCGCAAGGACGCCGCGCGCAATTACGACGCCCTGCTGACCGCTGCGCGCGAGGCGTTCGCCGTGCACGGCGCCGAGGCGTCCCTGGAGGACATCGCGCGTCGCGCGGGGGTCGGCATCGGCACGCTGTACCGGAACTTCCCGTCCCGTCGCGAACTGTTCGAGACCGTGTACGCGGACGAGGTCAACGAACTCGTCCGGGTCGCCGAGGAGGTCGCCGACCTGGAGCCGTGGGAGGCCCTGACCTCCTGGCTGGCCCGGTTCACGGGCTACATGGTGACCAAGCGGGCCGTGCGCGAGGCGCTCGACGACGAGTCCGAGATCTTCGACGCCTGCCGCGAGTCGATGTACGCGGCAGGCGGCCCGCTCTTCGAGCGGGCGCAGGAGGCGGGCGTGGCCCGCAAGGACATGGACTTCAGCGACCTGCTGCGGTTGGTCGCGGGCGTCACCGGGACGGTCTTCGGCGACGACGCCCAGCGGGACCGGGTGCTTGCCATCGCGCTGGACGGGGTGCGCGCCGGACGCTGA
- a CDS encoding MFS transporter, producing MPRKSARLTFAVLATGAGVFAMLQSLIAPALPTVQHAMHTSQSTATWVMTAYLLSASVFTPILGRVGDLIGKKRTLVAVLLVVLLGCLLAALAPNIGALIVARVVQGVGGALFPLSFGIIRDEFAASEVPGSISNLSAVIAAGGGVGIVAAGPIVSALDYRWLFWIPVAVVAVTALIALRYVPESPNRAEGKVSWLGAGLLSAWLVALLLPLSQASVWGWGSVKTVGLFAAAVVLFTAWLLAEARSRTPLIDLRVMRLPAVWTTNAAALLFGAGMYALWSFLPGFVQTPSSAGYGFGASVTASGLLMLPMLVAMFFSGILSGRLAPVVGAKALLTTGAALGALALGLLAALHDQQWQIALVSGVFGLGIGLAFASMANLIVGSVPASQTGAATGMNANIRTIGGSLGAAVTSVLVTGHLQPSGLPYASGYTHGFALLAVLCLAAALAALLVPVQRPGRLAGTPRAASEAPAAPEPVAPGTRG from the coding sequence ATGCCCCGCAAGTCCGCCCGTCTCACCTTCGCGGTCCTCGCGACCGGTGCCGGTGTATTCGCCATGCTGCAGTCGCTGATCGCGCCGGCCCTGCCGACCGTCCAGCACGCCATGCACACCTCACAGTCCACAGCGACCTGGGTGATGACGGCCTATCTGCTGTCCGCCTCCGTCTTCACCCCGATCCTCGGCCGCGTCGGCGACCTGATCGGCAAGAAGCGCACCCTCGTCGCCGTCCTGCTCGTCGTCCTGCTCGGCTGTCTGCTCGCCGCGCTCGCCCCGAACATCGGTGCACTGATCGTCGCCCGCGTCGTCCAGGGCGTCGGCGGCGCGCTCTTCCCGCTCTCCTTCGGCATCATCCGGGACGAGTTCGCCGCGTCCGAGGTCCCGGGCAGCATCAGCAACCTGTCCGCCGTGATCGCCGCGGGCGGCGGCGTCGGCATCGTCGCGGCCGGCCCGATCGTGTCCGCGCTCGACTACCGGTGGCTGTTCTGGATCCCGGTCGCGGTCGTGGCGGTCACCGCTCTGATAGCCCTGCGCTATGTGCCCGAGTCGCCCAACCGGGCGGAGGGGAAGGTCAGTTGGCTGGGCGCTGGTCTGCTGTCGGCCTGGCTGGTGGCGCTGCTGCTGCCGCTGAGCCAGGCGAGCGTGTGGGGCTGGGGATCGGTGAAGACCGTCGGCCTGTTCGCCGCGGCGGTCGTCCTGTTCACCGCATGGCTGCTCGCCGAGGCCCGCTCCCGCACCCCGCTGATCGACCTGCGCGTCATGCGGCTGCCGGCCGTGTGGACCACCAACGCCGCGGCCCTGCTGTTCGGCGCCGGCATGTACGCGCTCTGGTCCTTCCTGCCCGGCTTCGTCCAGACGCCGAGCTCCGCGGGCTACGGCTTCGGCGCGAGCGTCACGGCCTCCGGGTTGCTCATGCTGCCCATGCTGGTGGCGATGTTCTTCTCGGGCATCCTGAGCGGCCGCCTGGCGCCTGTCGTGGGTGCGAAGGCGCTGCTGACGACCGGTGCCGCACTCGGCGCCCTCGCCCTCGGCCTGCTCGCCGCCCTCCACGACCAGCAATGGCAGATCGCCCTGGTCTCCGGCGTGTTCGGCCTCGGTATCGGCCTGGCCTTCGCCTCCATGGCCAATCTGATCGTCGGCAGCGTCCCGGCCTCCCAGACCGGCGCCGCGACCGGCATGAACGCCAACATCCGCACCATCGGCGGTTCCCTCGGCGCCGCGGTGACCAGCGTCCTGGTCACCGGCCACCTCCAGCCTTCGGGCCTGCCGTACGCCTCCGGCTACACCCACGGCTTCGCCCTGCTGGCGGTCCTGTGCCTGGCGGCGGCACTGGCGGCGCTGCTGGTGCCGGTACAGCGCCCGGGCCGCCTCGCGGGGACACCGCGGGCCGCCTCCGAGGCACCGGCGGCTCCGGAGCCGGTGGCGCCGGGCACCCGAGGCTGA